One Arachis hypogaea cultivar Tifrunner chromosome 2, arahy.Tifrunner.gnm2.J5K5, whole genome shotgun sequence genomic window, GTTGTTTGTATTACACTTGTTATCAACCTAGATTTTTATTTATTAGTGTAAATAGGAGCACACGGTTACTGTTATACTATTTTGTCTAAAAATTAATCAGAGTATCATTTTTTAATCTCTAAAGTTTCTGTAGTTTAGTCCCATAGTCCTTAGCTGTATGCCGTTGGCAGAATGCATAGCTACAAAGTCCCCCAAGACATAAAAGACATGTTGCACCAATCAAAACCTCAATGTTCAATTAGAACAAAGTTGTAGAAATAATTGACATTGCTGTTCTATTGCATGCATACTTTTATTCAACTTTTACTACTTATTAATAAaggcataaaaataaaatataaaaaattttaacataataataaGTCAAATTGAAATTCTGAAATCAAattaaaggaaagttaagtgatgTATGTATATCTCTATGGTCTGATCTCATTGCTTAGCTTTGAAGTatgatttataaaataaactAAGGTAGTGATCACTGATCAGAGATGTAGAGAAATCTAACATAGCACAAAGAAAATTGAAAgggaaaaaaattattcttttggcTAAGATATATATCTTGTGTTGTGAGATGTCCTTTTggctattaattttattttttaaatgatagaaaaaagtttatatagaataaataaatagtaaagtcttctaactaaatattttaatatttttttgacagAATGGATCCCAAACAAAAGATGAGAGTTATCGCTTGCTTGATTTTACATTTCGAATTAATGAATGACCTTATGGTTAAGTTGTTGATGATTTGCTATATTTTGATTATAttgcaattgaaaaaaaaagaaaagaaaatagaatgataGTTACAGTAGGCAAGTAATAAGGGATGCTAGTGTcgatagaattatttattttagtgatTTAGCATGTATAGAAAACACAAGAATGGATAGATGTGCCTTTCATGCATTGTGTAACATGCTTAAAAGGGTTGGAAGGTTAGAACCAAGTAGGCATATGGGTGTGGAAGAAATGGTTGCcatgtttttatatattataacaaCACGACGTCAAAATTAGAGTAATAAAGAGACAATTTGTGAGATCTAAAGAAACAATTAGTATGCGGTTTAATGATGTATTGCTTGCTATTTTGAGATGTCACAATCTTTTAATGAAAAAACTTCAACCATTTAGCCAGGATAGAATAGATGAACGATGGAAATGGTTCAAGGTAATTTATCTGGCTAATGTTATTAAACCTAATATGCTTGGCGTGCTTTGGAATTGAGTTAATTgatatccttttttattttagaattgtcTAGGAGCCTTAGATGGTACTCATATCAAAGTCAATGTCCTTGAAGCTGATAAGCCTATATATCAAAACAGAAAAGGTGACATAACAACCAATGTGCTTGGAGTGGTTGCTCTTGATATGCAATTTATCTACGTACTGGCGGGTTGGGAGGGTTCAGCTGCGGATTCTAGGGTATTGCGAGATACATTATTTCGCAATGGGTTTAGTGTTCCCCAAGGTATTTTTATTGAGACTTTAGTGTGTTATCAAAGTAACTATTTGATCTTTCATTAATTTTGTTCAATTTTATATGTCACACTAGGTCATTACTACTTATGCGATGCTGGATACATGAATTGTGAAGGATTTTTGGCACCTTATAAAGGACAAAAATATCATTTGAGTGAGTTTAATCCACACAATCAACCCAGTACAGTTCAAgagttttttaatataaaatactcACAAGCTAGAAATGTCATTGAAAGGGCATTTGGAGTATTGAAAGCAAGATGGAGAATTTTAAGGGGAAGATCATTTTATCCTATTAAgactcaaggaagaattataactgCTTGTTGCCTTTTGCATAATCATATTAGAAGAGTGATGGTTGTGAATCCTATTAATGAGATAGAAGATCAAAATATACTTGGAGTAGGTGGTGAGACGATCCACAATATTGAGACGAGTGATGCTTGGGGTAGATGGAGAGATCAACTTGCACAAGAAATGTAGAACCAATGGAGGAGAAGACATCACGCtcgataattataataatttatctaTGTGTGAGGCTGTCTGTTGTAACATTAATTTCATTTTGTTGATGTGTTTGTGTTCTTGTATAAGAGTTGTGCATGTATGCTTATTAGTGCAagtaattttttacttttgagaCTTCTTTGTAACATTCATTTGGATAATAATAATActttttttagtaaatttaattgtgataatgttaattttaattaaagatatttgttattagggatattttagtaaatttgaaaagattagaatcaagaataattttaatcaaacatatttttattaagggtattttagtaaattttttattagaagtattttttgtaaattcaaaatgtaaaaaagtaataattttaattaaacatattgtTATTAAGTgaaatttagaatcaataataatttaacttaaGATATTTGATATtgggggtattttagtaaattaaaaaaaattagaatcaataataattttagttaaacatatttgatattgggggtatttaagtaaattttaaaaaaattagaatcaataataatagaaatattaggaatatgttagtaataattattttaataataattatttgatattaagaatattttagtaatttaaaaaaatttagaatcagtaataattttagttaaacatatttgatattgggggtatttaagtaaattttaaaaaatagaatcaataataattttatttgaacatatttaatattaagggcattttagtaaatttaaaaaaattagaatcaataaacAATTTAGctaaagatatttgatattaggagtattttagtaaattctaaaaaattgaatcaataataattttagctaaacatatttattattaggggtattttagtaaatttattattagagatattttgtaaattaaaaaaaatcaatgtaaaaaaatatttaattagctttatatttaatttttaatcattaatattttaatttgaatgagtaagggtaattttgacatattgcataatatgaccaagaaatttaaactcaaccaaacaaaaatttattCATTCCTAGGATTATTACATAACATTCCaagatattaaattttataaccaAATATATGTATCTTATATTCCAAATAATCTTATTCCTAGACATTATATTCCTAGTAATAAATTTAATCTTTGAACCACACACACCCTTAGATTTTATATTCTTgactttcatatatatatatatatatatatatatatatatatatatatccctctTAGAAGTTGAATTATGGAGAAACATGTTGTATTTCGTTTACCTCTGGCTTGTATCATACTTTCTAGCCGGCCTTGTATTCGCGGGTCAAGACTAGTATTTGTTATGTATCTCCTTTTGAATCATATATATTTCTATCGTTTATGTATATCGTCGACATTTCGAGTGTAATACGACTTTTGTTCTGTTATCTTTCTTTAGAGGCTTCTAGCTATATTTGtaactttcatatatatatatatatatatatatatatatatatatatatatatatatatatatatatatatatatatatatatatatatatatatgcatgttttGCTTTTAGACATCGTAATACCTCACTATCTCTGATTTTACGACTATAGCGTAAGGCTTTAAGTGATAaggtattacattatggtatcagagcagttcattctcGTAGAGCCTGAGAAACAGAATATACTTTTGAGCATACTCTGGGTTGTGTGTACATGCTATTTAAGATGTCTGCTTGACATATATAGCATTATTGTTCATGAGCATACTTTTGGGAATTCGATAT contains:
- the LOC140177081 gene encoding protein ALP1-like; this encodes MEMVQGALDGTHIKVNVLEADKPIYQNRKGDITTNVLGVVALDMQFIYVLAGWEGSAADSRVLRDTLFRNGFSVPQGHYYLCDAGYMNCEGFLAPYKGQKYHLSEFNPHNQPSTVQEFFNIKYSQARNVIERAFGVLKARWRILRGRSFYPIKTQGRIITACCLLHNHIRRVMVVNPINEIEDQNILGVGGETIHNIETSDAWVWTRPKWLLMDMSEVIWLIFMAALENMAAAMQVIADKLGQQVGNENGGRNGPSSRDNQGVRTRTTGVKVGDI